A genomic region of Phragmites australis chromosome 2, lpPhrAust1.1, whole genome shotgun sequence contains the following coding sequences:
- the LOC133908390 gene encoding actin-related protein 2/3 complex subunit 2A-like isoform X2 has protein sequence MILLQSPSRFLLQILQECVISGEKGVDIDCHTVEFDDVRYHIQFSMRNPKVVVLSVALPLPPPEAILYDGLPLGAIEAIKAVYGPVVQILDPPKDGFDFTMKINLTKLPPDEEQRNAVLTQIASVREVVLGAPLKLLLKHLALKAVAPNVEKLVALVHRPNESFFLAPQADKVTVVYPMRFQDSIDIVLATSFLQEFVEARRIAALNNAPSCMWSPAPPLELKGVPVDALNANAGFVTFVVFPRHVDGKKLDKTVWSLLTFHAYVSYHVKCSEGFMHTRMRRRVESLIQALDRAKSDAEKLKKLVHGGSLKRLPEE, from the exons ATGATACTGCTCCAGTCCCCGTCGAGGTTTCTGCTCCAGATCCTGCAGGAATGCGTCATCAG CGGCGAGaagggcgtggacatcgactgCCACACGGTGGAGTTCGACGACGTGCGGTATCACATCCAG TTCTCGATGAGGAATCCAAAGGTAGTGGTGCTGTCAGTGGCATTGCCTCTCCCACCTCCTGAGGCGATTCTGTATGATGGGCTTCCACTTGGTGCCATTGAGGCTATAAAGGCAGTGTATGGGCCAGTCGTGCAAATTCTTGACCCTCCAAAGGATGGCTTTGATTTCACAATGAAGATAAACTTGACAAAGCTTCCGCCAGATGAAG AGCAAAGGAATGCTGTCTTGACACAAATTGCATCTGTTAGAGAGGTTGTGCTCGGTGCACCACTGAAGCTTCTGCTGAAGCATCTAGCCTTGAAGGCAGTAGCTCCTAATGTTGAGAAGCTTGTTGCACTTGTTCACCGTCCTAATGAATCATTTTTCCTTGCTCCCCAG GCAGATAAAGTCACAGTTGTGTACCCAATGAGATTTCAGGACTCCATTGATATTGTTTTAGCAACTTCTTTCCTGCAG GAATTTGTGGAGGCAAGGCGAATTGCTGCACTTAATAATGCTCCTTCCTGTATGTGGTCTCCAGCACCTCCTCTTGAGTTAAAAGGAGTACCTGTTGATGCACTGAATGCAAATGCTGGCTTTGTTACTTTTG TTGTTTTCCCTCGGCATGTTGATGGTAAAAAGCTAGACAAAACAGTTTGGAGTTTGTTGACATTTCATGCTTATGTAAGCTATCATGTGAAG TGTTCCGAAGGATTCATGCATACCAGGATGAGGCGTAGGGTTGAGTCGCTGATTCAG GCTTTGGACCGAGCAAAATCTGACGCGGAGAAGCTGAAGAAGTTGGTGCATGGTGGATCTTTGAAAAGACTG CCTGAAGAATGA
- the LOC133908389 gene encoding uncharacterized protein LOC133908389 isoform X2 yields MKYVLVTGGVMSGLGKGVTASSIGVVLKACGLRVTTIKIDPYLNTDAGTMSPFEHGEVFVLDDGGEVDLDLGNYERFLDIKLTRDNNITTGKIYQAVINKERRGDYLGKTVQVVPHITDEIQDWIERVAVNPVDGEEGPPDVCVIELGGTIGDKIFSSHNDSGILDAGDIESMPFIEALGQFSYRVGPGNFCLVHVSLVPVLNVVGEQKTKPTQHSVRGLRGLGLAPDVLACRSTEPLEEHVKAKLSQFCHVPISNVVSLRDVTNIWHIPLLLRDQKAHEAILKVLDLQYEGKVPREPKLVEWTERATKLDKLKTPVKIAMVGKYTGLSDSYLSVLKALLHASVAMERKLVVEWVPSCDLEDSAAKETPEAHKKAWKLLKGADGILVPGGFGNRGVQGKIIAAKYARENNVPYLGICLGMQIAVIEFARSIMKLRSANSTEFDPATKSPCVIFMPEGSKTHMGATMRLGSRTTYFQVNGCKSAKLYGNASSIDERHRHRYEVNPEMVPDFEGAGLSFVGKDESGRRMEIIELPSHKFFVGAQFHPEFKSRPGKPSPLFLGLIAAASGQLEPLLQRSCNVVNPNSTKACINGT; encoded by the exons ATGAAGTACGTGCTGGTGACCGGAGGGGTGATGAGTGGCCTCGGCAAGGGCGTTACGGCCAGCAGCATCGGCGTCGTGCTCAAGGCCTGCGGCCTCCGCGTCACTACCATCAAGATCG ACCCATACCTCAACACTGATGCTGGAACCATGTCTCCTTTCGAGCATGGTGAGGTCTTTGTTTTGGATGATGGTGGAGAG GTGGACTTGGACCTTGGAAATTATGAACGTTTTCTGGATATCAAATTGACCCGTGACAACAATATAACCACAGGAAAGATCTATCAG GCTGTTATTAACAAAGAAAGGAGAGGAGACTACTTGGGAAAAACCGTCCAG GTCGTGCCACATATTACAGATGAAATACAAGATTGGATTGAACGTGTTGCAGTGAATCCAGTTGACGGTGAAGAAGGACCTCCTGATGTCTGTGTCATTGAACTTGGCGGCACTATAG GGGACAAAATCTTTTCATCGCATAATGACAGTGGCATTCTTGATGCAGGGGATATTGAATCAATGCCTTTCATTGAAGCATTAGGTCAATTTTCATACCGTGTTG GTCCTGGAAACTTCTGTCTGGTTCATGTCAGTCTTGTTCCGGTTCTAAATGTAGTTGGTGAACAG AAAACTAAGCCTACACAACATAGTGTTAGAGGTCTTAGAGGACTTGGCTTGGCACCGGATGTTTTAGCATGTCGCAGTACTGAG CCATTAGAAGAACATGTGAAAGCCAAGCTCTCACAATTTTGCCATGTTCCG ATCTCAAATGTCGTTAGCCTCCGTGACGTGACAAACATTTGGCACATCCCTTTGTTGCTAAGG GATCAGAAGGCCCATGAAGCTATTCTGAAAGTTTTAGACCTTCAGTA TGAAGGGAAAGTACCTCGGGAACCTAAATTGGTGGAGTGGACCGAAAGAGCCACCAAGTTAGACAAATTGAAGACTCCG GTCAAGATTGCCATGGTTGGAAAATATACTGGCCTGTCGGATTCCTACCTGTCTGTTCTAAAG GCTCTTTTACATGCATCAGTAGCTATGGAAAGAAAGCTTGTAGTGGAGTGGGTTCCTTCGTGTGATCTTGAAGACTCTGCAGCAAAAGAG ACCCCTGAAGCCCATAAAAAAGCATGGAAATTGCTGAAG GGTGCAGATGGTATACTCGTTCCTGGAGGCTTCGGAAATAGGGGAGTTCAGGGAAAAATTATTGCTGCAAAATATGCACGGGAAAACAATGTTCCTTATCTCGGCATTTGCTTGGGAATGCAAATTGCAGTGATTGAGTTTGCCCGTTCAATCATGAAATTACGTAGTGCAAATAGCACAGAATTCGATCCAGCTACAAAATCACCCTGTGTCATTTTCATGCCAGAG GGTTCAAAAACCCATATGGGGGCGACAATGAGGCTTGGATCAAGGACAACATATTTCCAAGTCAATGGCTGTAAATCTGCAAAGCT GTACGGCAATGCTAGCTCTATAGACGAAAGACATCGCCACAGATACGAG gtgaACCCTGAAATGGTCCCAGACTTTGAAGGGGCTGGGCTTTCATTCGTGGGCAAGGATGAAAGTGGAAGACGCATGGAG ATCATTGAACTACCCTCTCACAAGTTTTTCGTTGGTGCTCAATTCCATCCTGAATTTAAGTCGAGACCAGGAAAGCCGTCTCCACTTTTCTTAG GACTAATAGCAGCAGCATCTGGACAACTAGAACCTTTGCTTCAACGCAGTTGCAACGTTGTCAATCCGAATTCGACAAAAGCATGTATTAACG GCACTTAA
- the LOC133908389 gene encoding uncharacterized protein LOC133908389 isoform X1 produces MKYVLVTGGVMSGLGKGVTASSIGVVLKACGLRVTTIKIDPYLNTDAGTMSPFEHGEVFVLDDGGEVDLDLGNYERFLDIKLTRDNNITTGKIYQAVINKERRGDYLGKTVQVVPHITDEIQDWIERVAVNPVDGEEGPPDVCVIELGGTIGDIESMPFIEALGQFSYRVGPGNFCLVHVSLVPVLNVVGEQKTKPTQHSVRGLRGLGLAPDVLACRSTEPLEEHVKAKLSQFCHVPISNVVSLRDVTNIWHIPLLLRDQKAHEAILKVLDLQYEGKVPREPKLVEWTERATKLDKLKTPVKIAMVGKYTGLSDSYLSVLKALLHASVAMERKLVVEWVPSCDLEDSAAKETPEAHKKAWKLLKGADGILVPGGFGNRGVQGKIIAAKYARENNVPYLGICLGMQIAVIEFARSIMKLRSANSTEFDPATKSPCVIFMPEGSKTHMGATMRLGSRTTYFQVNGCKSAKLYGNASSIDERHRHRYEVNPEMVPDFEGAGLSFVGKDESGRRMEIIELPSHKFFVGAQFHPEFKSRPGKPSPLFLGLIAAASGQLEPLLQRSCNVVNPNSTKACINGKVSKLKLYSNGHVKQSPLNSLVNGYYANGNGIPI; encoded by the exons ATGAAGTACGTGCTGGTGACCGGAGGGGTGATGAGTGGCCTCGGCAAGGGCGTTACGGCCAGCAGCATCGGCGTCGTGCTCAAGGCCTGCGGCCTCCGCGTCACTACCATCAAGATCG ACCCATACCTCAACACTGATGCTGGAACCATGTCTCCTTTCGAGCATGGTGAGGTCTTTGTTTTGGATGATGGTGGAGAG GTGGACTTGGACCTTGGAAATTATGAACGTTTTCTGGATATCAAATTGACCCGTGACAACAATATAACCACAGGAAAGATCTATCAG GCTGTTATTAACAAAGAAAGGAGAGGAGACTACTTGGGAAAAACCGTCCAG GTCGTGCCACATATTACAGATGAAATACAAGATTGGATTGAACGTGTTGCAGTGAATCCAGTTGACGGTGAAGAAGGACCTCCTGATGTCTGTGTCATTGAACTTGGCGGCACTATAG GGGATATTGAATCAATGCCTTTCATTGAAGCATTAGGTCAATTTTCATACCGTGTTG GTCCTGGAAACTTCTGTCTGGTTCATGTCAGTCTTGTTCCGGTTCTAAATGTAGTTGGTGAACAG AAAACTAAGCCTACACAACATAGTGTTAGAGGTCTTAGAGGACTTGGCTTGGCACCGGATGTTTTAGCATGTCGCAGTACTGAG CCATTAGAAGAACATGTGAAAGCCAAGCTCTCACAATTTTGCCATGTTCCG ATCTCAAATGTCGTTAGCCTCCGTGACGTGACAAACATTTGGCACATCCCTTTGTTGCTAAGG GATCAGAAGGCCCATGAAGCTATTCTGAAAGTTTTAGACCTTCAGTA TGAAGGGAAAGTACCTCGGGAACCTAAATTGGTGGAGTGGACCGAAAGAGCCACCAAGTTAGACAAATTGAAGACTCCG GTCAAGATTGCCATGGTTGGAAAATATACTGGCCTGTCGGATTCCTACCTGTCTGTTCTAAAG GCTCTTTTACATGCATCAGTAGCTATGGAAAGAAAGCTTGTAGTGGAGTGGGTTCCTTCGTGTGATCTTGAAGACTCTGCAGCAAAAGAG ACCCCTGAAGCCCATAAAAAAGCATGGAAATTGCTGAAG GGTGCAGATGGTATACTCGTTCCTGGAGGCTTCGGAAATAGGGGAGTTCAGGGAAAAATTATTGCTGCAAAATATGCACGGGAAAACAATGTTCCTTATCTCGGCATTTGCTTGGGAATGCAAATTGCAGTGATTGAGTTTGCCCGTTCAATCATGAAATTACGTAGTGCAAATAGCACAGAATTCGATCCAGCTACAAAATCACCCTGTGTCATTTTCATGCCAGAG GGTTCAAAAACCCATATGGGGGCGACAATGAGGCTTGGATCAAGGACAACATATTTCCAAGTCAATGGCTGTAAATCTGCAAAGCT GTACGGCAATGCTAGCTCTATAGACGAAAGACATCGCCACAGATACGAG gtgaACCCTGAAATGGTCCCAGACTTTGAAGGGGCTGGGCTTTCATTCGTGGGCAAGGATGAAAGTGGAAGACGCATGGAG ATCATTGAACTACCCTCTCACAAGTTTTTCGTTGGTGCTCAATTCCATCCTGAATTTAAGTCGAGACCAGGAAAGCCGTCTCCACTTTTCTTAG GACTAATAGCAGCAGCATCTGGACAACTAGAACCTTTGCTTCAACGCAGTTGCAACGTTGTCAATCCGAATTCGACAAAAGCATGTATTAACGGTAAAGTTTCAAAACTGAAACTGTACTCGAATGGACATGTGAAGCAGAGTCCATTAAACAGCTTGGTAAACGGGTACTATGCAAATGGCAATGGCATTCCCATCTAG
- the LOC133908390 gene encoding actin-related protein 2/3 complex subunit 2A-like isoform X3 — protein sequence MILLQSPSRFLLQILQECVISGEKGVDIDCHTVEFDDVRYHIQFSMRNPKVVVLSVALPLPPPEAILYDGLPLGAIEAIKAVYGPVVQILDPPKDGFDFTMKINLTKLPPDEEQRNAVLTQIASVREVVLGAPLKLLLKHLALKAVAPNVEKLVALVHRPNESFFLAPQADKVTVVYPMRFQDSIDIVLATSFLQEFVEARRIAALNNAPSCMWSPAPPLELKGVPVDALNANAGFVTFVVFPRHVDGKKLDKTVWSLLTFHAYVSYHVKALDRAKSDAEKLKKLVHGGSLKRLVCALCK from the exons ATGATACTGCTCCAGTCCCCGTCGAGGTTTCTGCTCCAGATCCTGCAGGAATGCGTCATCAG CGGCGAGaagggcgtggacatcgactgCCACACGGTGGAGTTCGACGACGTGCGGTATCACATCCAG TTCTCGATGAGGAATCCAAAGGTAGTGGTGCTGTCAGTGGCATTGCCTCTCCCACCTCCTGAGGCGATTCTGTATGATGGGCTTCCACTTGGTGCCATTGAGGCTATAAAGGCAGTGTATGGGCCAGTCGTGCAAATTCTTGACCCTCCAAAGGATGGCTTTGATTTCACAATGAAGATAAACTTGACAAAGCTTCCGCCAGATGAAG AGCAAAGGAATGCTGTCTTGACACAAATTGCATCTGTTAGAGAGGTTGTGCTCGGTGCACCACTGAAGCTTCTGCTGAAGCATCTAGCCTTGAAGGCAGTAGCTCCTAATGTTGAGAAGCTTGTTGCACTTGTTCACCGTCCTAATGAATCATTTTTCCTTGCTCCCCAG GCAGATAAAGTCACAGTTGTGTACCCAATGAGATTTCAGGACTCCATTGATATTGTTTTAGCAACTTCTTTCCTGCAG GAATTTGTGGAGGCAAGGCGAATTGCTGCACTTAATAATGCTCCTTCCTGTATGTGGTCTCCAGCACCTCCTCTTGAGTTAAAAGGAGTACCTGTTGATGCACTGAATGCAAATGCTGGCTTTGTTACTTTTG TTGTTTTCCCTCGGCATGTTGATGGTAAAAAGCTAGACAAAACAGTTTGGAGTTTGTTGACATTTCATGCTTATGTAAGCTATCATGTGAAG GCTTTGGACCGAGCAAAATCTGACGCGGAGAAGCTGAAGAAGTTGGTGCATGGTGGATCTTTGAAAAGACTGGTTTGTGCTTTGTGCAAGTAG
- the LOC133908389 gene encoding uncharacterized protein LOC133908389 isoform X3 — MKYVLVTGGVMSGLGKGVTASSIGVVLKACGLRVTTIKIDPYLNTDAGTMSPFEHGEVFVLDDGGEVDLDLGNYERFLDIKLTRDNNITTGKIYQAVINKERRGDYLGKTVQVVPHITDEIQDWIERVAVNPVDGEEGPPDVCVIELGGTIGDKIFSSHNDSGILDAGDIESMPFIEALGQFSYRVGPGNFCLVHVSLVPVLNVVGEQKTKPTQHSVRGLRGLGLAPDVLACRSTEPLEEHVKAKLSQFCHVPISNVVSLRDVTNIWHIPLLLRDQKAHEAILKVLDLQYEGKVPREPKLVEWTERATKLDKLKTPVKIAMVGKYTGLSDSYLSVLKALLHASVAMERKLVVEWVPSCDLEDSAAKETPEAHKKAWKLLKGADGILVPGGFGNRGVQGKIIAAKYARENNVPYLGICLGMQIAVIEFARSIMKLRSANSTEFDPATKSPCVIFMPEGSKTHMGATMRLGSRTTYFQVNGCKSAKLYGNASSIDERHRHRYEVNPEMVPDFEGAGLSFVGKDESGRRMEIIELPSHKFFVGAQFHPEFKSRPGKPSPLFLGT, encoded by the exons ATGAAGTACGTGCTGGTGACCGGAGGGGTGATGAGTGGCCTCGGCAAGGGCGTTACGGCCAGCAGCATCGGCGTCGTGCTCAAGGCCTGCGGCCTCCGCGTCACTACCATCAAGATCG ACCCATACCTCAACACTGATGCTGGAACCATGTCTCCTTTCGAGCATGGTGAGGTCTTTGTTTTGGATGATGGTGGAGAG GTGGACTTGGACCTTGGAAATTATGAACGTTTTCTGGATATCAAATTGACCCGTGACAACAATATAACCACAGGAAAGATCTATCAG GCTGTTATTAACAAAGAAAGGAGAGGAGACTACTTGGGAAAAACCGTCCAG GTCGTGCCACATATTACAGATGAAATACAAGATTGGATTGAACGTGTTGCAGTGAATCCAGTTGACGGTGAAGAAGGACCTCCTGATGTCTGTGTCATTGAACTTGGCGGCACTATAG GGGACAAAATCTTTTCATCGCATAATGACAGTGGCATTCTTGATGCAGGGGATATTGAATCAATGCCTTTCATTGAAGCATTAGGTCAATTTTCATACCGTGTTG GTCCTGGAAACTTCTGTCTGGTTCATGTCAGTCTTGTTCCGGTTCTAAATGTAGTTGGTGAACAG AAAACTAAGCCTACACAACATAGTGTTAGAGGTCTTAGAGGACTTGGCTTGGCACCGGATGTTTTAGCATGTCGCAGTACTGAG CCATTAGAAGAACATGTGAAAGCCAAGCTCTCACAATTTTGCCATGTTCCG ATCTCAAATGTCGTTAGCCTCCGTGACGTGACAAACATTTGGCACATCCCTTTGTTGCTAAGG GATCAGAAGGCCCATGAAGCTATTCTGAAAGTTTTAGACCTTCAGTA TGAAGGGAAAGTACCTCGGGAACCTAAATTGGTGGAGTGGACCGAAAGAGCCACCAAGTTAGACAAATTGAAGACTCCG GTCAAGATTGCCATGGTTGGAAAATATACTGGCCTGTCGGATTCCTACCTGTCTGTTCTAAAG GCTCTTTTACATGCATCAGTAGCTATGGAAAGAAAGCTTGTAGTGGAGTGGGTTCCTTCGTGTGATCTTGAAGACTCTGCAGCAAAAGAG ACCCCTGAAGCCCATAAAAAAGCATGGAAATTGCTGAAG GGTGCAGATGGTATACTCGTTCCTGGAGGCTTCGGAAATAGGGGAGTTCAGGGAAAAATTATTGCTGCAAAATATGCACGGGAAAACAATGTTCCTTATCTCGGCATTTGCTTGGGAATGCAAATTGCAGTGATTGAGTTTGCCCGTTCAATCATGAAATTACGTAGTGCAAATAGCACAGAATTCGATCCAGCTACAAAATCACCCTGTGTCATTTTCATGCCAGAG GGTTCAAAAACCCATATGGGGGCGACAATGAGGCTTGGATCAAGGACAACATATTTCCAAGTCAATGGCTGTAAATCTGCAAAGCT GTACGGCAATGCTAGCTCTATAGACGAAAGACATCGCCACAGATACGAG gtgaACCCTGAAATGGTCCCAGACTTTGAAGGGGCTGGGCTTTCATTCGTGGGCAAGGATGAAAGTGGAAGACGCATGGAG ATCATTGAACTACCCTCTCACAAGTTTTTCGTTGGTGCTCAATTCCATCCTGAATTTAAGTCGAGACCAGGAAAGCCGTCTCCACTTTTCTTAG GCACTTAA
- the LOC133908390 gene encoding actin-related protein 2/3 complex subunit 2A-like isoform X4, with protein MRHQFSMRNPKVVVLSVALPLPPPEAILYDGLPLGAIEAIKAVYGPVVQILDPPKDGFDFTMKINLTKLPPDEEQRNAVLTQIASVREVVLGAPLKLLLKHLALKAVAPNVEKLVALVHRPNESFFLAPQADKVTVVYPMRFQDSIDIVLATSFLQEFVEARRIAALNNAPSCMWSPAPPLELKGVPVDALNANAGFVTFVVFPRHVDGKKLDKTVWSLLTFHAYVSYHVKCSEGFMHTRMRRRVESLIQALDRAKSDAEKLKKLVHGGSLKRLVCALCK; from the exons ATGCGTCATCAG TTCTCGATGAGGAATCCAAAGGTAGTGGTGCTGTCAGTGGCATTGCCTCTCCCACCTCCTGAGGCGATTCTGTATGATGGGCTTCCACTTGGTGCCATTGAGGCTATAAAGGCAGTGTATGGGCCAGTCGTGCAAATTCTTGACCCTCCAAAGGATGGCTTTGATTTCACAATGAAGATAAACTTGACAAAGCTTCCGCCAGATGAAG AGCAAAGGAATGCTGTCTTGACACAAATTGCATCTGTTAGAGAGGTTGTGCTCGGTGCACCACTGAAGCTTCTGCTGAAGCATCTAGCCTTGAAGGCAGTAGCTCCTAATGTTGAGAAGCTTGTTGCACTTGTTCACCGTCCTAATGAATCATTTTTCCTTGCTCCCCAG GCAGATAAAGTCACAGTTGTGTACCCAATGAGATTTCAGGACTCCATTGATATTGTTTTAGCAACTTCTTTCCTGCAG GAATTTGTGGAGGCAAGGCGAATTGCTGCACTTAATAATGCTCCTTCCTGTATGTGGTCTCCAGCACCTCCTCTTGAGTTAAAAGGAGTACCTGTTGATGCACTGAATGCAAATGCTGGCTTTGTTACTTTTG TTGTTTTCCCTCGGCATGTTGATGGTAAAAAGCTAGACAAAACAGTTTGGAGTTTGTTGACATTTCATGCTTATGTAAGCTATCATGTGAAG TGTTCCGAAGGATTCATGCATACCAGGATGAGGCGTAGGGTTGAGTCGCTGATTCAG GCTTTGGACCGAGCAAAATCTGACGCGGAGAAGCTGAAGAAGTTGGTGCATGGTGGATCTTTGAAAAGACTGGTTTGTGCTTTGTGCAAGTAG
- the LOC133908390 gene encoding actin-related protein 2/3 complex subunit 2A-like isoform X1 has protein sequence MILLQSPSRFLLQILQECVISGEKGVDIDCHTVEFDDVRYHIQFSMRNPKVVVLSVALPLPPPEAILYDGLPLGAIEAIKAVYGPVVQILDPPKDGFDFTMKINLTKLPPDEEQRNAVLTQIASVREVVLGAPLKLLLKHLALKAVAPNVEKLVALVHRPNESFFLAPQADKVTVVYPMRFQDSIDIVLATSFLQEFVEARRIAALNNAPSCMWSPAPPLELKGVPVDALNANAGFVTFVVFPRHVDGKKLDKTVWSLLTFHAYVSYHVKCSEGFMHTRMRRRVESLIQALDRAKSDAEKLKKLVHGGSLKRLVCALCK, from the exons ATGATACTGCTCCAGTCCCCGTCGAGGTTTCTGCTCCAGATCCTGCAGGAATGCGTCATCAG CGGCGAGaagggcgtggacatcgactgCCACACGGTGGAGTTCGACGACGTGCGGTATCACATCCAG TTCTCGATGAGGAATCCAAAGGTAGTGGTGCTGTCAGTGGCATTGCCTCTCCCACCTCCTGAGGCGATTCTGTATGATGGGCTTCCACTTGGTGCCATTGAGGCTATAAAGGCAGTGTATGGGCCAGTCGTGCAAATTCTTGACCCTCCAAAGGATGGCTTTGATTTCACAATGAAGATAAACTTGACAAAGCTTCCGCCAGATGAAG AGCAAAGGAATGCTGTCTTGACACAAATTGCATCTGTTAGAGAGGTTGTGCTCGGTGCACCACTGAAGCTTCTGCTGAAGCATCTAGCCTTGAAGGCAGTAGCTCCTAATGTTGAGAAGCTTGTTGCACTTGTTCACCGTCCTAATGAATCATTTTTCCTTGCTCCCCAG GCAGATAAAGTCACAGTTGTGTACCCAATGAGATTTCAGGACTCCATTGATATTGTTTTAGCAACTTCTTTCCTGCAG GAATTTGTGGAGGCAAGGCGAATTGCTGCACTTAATAATGCTCCTTCCTGTATGTGGTCTCCAGCACCTCCTCTTGAGTTAAAAGGAGTACCTGTTGATGCACTGAATGCAAATGCTGGCTTTGTTACTTTTG TTGTTTTCCCTCGGCATGTTGATGGTAAAAAGCTAGACAAAACAGTTTGGAGTTTGTTGACATTTCATGCTTATGTAAGCTATCATGTGAAG TGTTCCGAAGGATTCATGCATACCAGGATGAGGCGTAGGGTTGAGTCGCTGATTCAG GCTTTGGACCGAGCAAAATCTGACGCGGAGAAGCTGAAGAAGTTGGTGCATGGTGGATCTTTGAAAAGACTGGTTTGTGCTTTGTGCAA ATGA